In a single window of the Mauremys reevesii isolate NIE-2019 linkage group 3, ASM1616193v1, whole genome shotgun sequence genome:
- the LOC120402156 gene encoding uncharacterized protein LOC120402156 — protein MVGGDPTSTPSTSMDTSEPSSTRQEEEEQSGSECAEVEEGTPESLDACSHKLVSSQEEGSQSWRPVLGEGQTSEEVPDATLRSQPSLLTPAERHQRIRKRPRRSKEDMLHEVMQHSSNENQKVQEWQESERRIRQQNEERRHKSAVLWQQSTGSADKHNGAPSRLHPGTRSHAGRALLCPPALAALVPKLFLLCPHFTSNSLSPTSGFLPPPAASNTCSFTTQP, from the exons atggttgggggcgaccccacctccactccaagtaccagcatggacacttcagagcccagttcaacaaggcaggaggaggaggagcaaagcGGGAGCGAGTGTGCTGAGGTGGAGGAAGGCACCCcagaatccctagatgcatgcagccataagctagtctcaagccaggaggaaggtagccagtcatggcggccggtgcttggggaaggacaaacatcAGAGGAGGTtcccg atgcaaccttgagatctcagccgtctTTGTTAACACCGGCCGAAAGACACCAAAGAATCAGAAAGAGGCCACGTAGAAGCAAGGAAGACATgttgcatgaagtaatgcagcattcaagtaatgaaaatcaaaaagtgcaggagtggcaggagagtgaaaggaggatccgCCAACAGAATGAGGAGCGCCGGCACAAAAGTGCGGTCCTCTGGCAGCAAAGCACAGGATCGGCAGATAAGCATAATGGAGCTCCAAGCAGACTCCATCcaggcactcgtagccatgcaggcagagcactactgtGTCCACCCGCCCTTGCAGCCCTTGTCCCTAAACTCTTTCTCTTGTGCCCCCATTTCACCTCCAActcactttccccaacatctgggttcttaccaccaccagctgcctccaacacctgtagcttcaccacccagccctga